One window from the genome of Lentibacillus daqui encodes:
- a CDS encoding YlbD family protein, protein MEDKLHPTVREFKDFLSRHPGLVKDIRKSGKSWQEPYEKWVLLGEDDPYWSQYKEMDEESDSKSTEEQGKSKQSELFGQLMKMAEKVDMDKVQQQVTQLSSTIATVQELIGQFQENKKSTPEPKNQSSPFNNWFRD, encoded by the coding sequence ATGGAAGATAAATTACATCCGACGGTTCGGGAATTTAAGGATTTTTTGTCAAGACATCCTGGATTAGTAAAAGACATCAGGAAAAGCGGAAAGTCCTGGCAAGAACCATACGAAAAATGGGTGTTGCTTGGTGAAGACGATCCATATTGGTCCCAATACAAGGAAATGGATGAAGAAAGTGATAGCAAAAGTACCGAGGAACAAGGAAAATCAAAGCAATCTGAACTATTTGGCCAATTAATGAAAATGGCGGAAAAGGTCGATATGGATAAGGTCCAACAACAGGTGACACAGCTGAGTTCGACGATTGCGACCGTCCAGGAATTAATTGGTCAATTTCAAGAAAATAAAAAGTCAACTCCTGAACCTAAAAATCAATCCAGCCCATTTAATAATTGGTTTCGGGATTAA
- a CDS encoding RsfA family transcriptional regulator produces MEATRQDAWTKDEDIILAETVIRYIREGKTQLEAFKDVAKQLSRTSAACGFRWNATIRKSYQDAIQQAKVERKQAGRKKNVVDPSENNEKDTIDTAISLLEKMKRNYSMENQLTHQEQEEIIAHLKKENEALKTMNQRYHEAWKEMGELWDWVNNQRET; encoded by the coding sequence ATGGAGGCGACACGACAGGATGCTTGGACAAAAGACGAAGATATTATCCTGGCCGAGACCGTGATCCGTTATATTAGAGAGGGAAAAACGCAACTAGAGGCGTTCAAGGATGTGGCTAAGCAATTATCGCGCACATCCGCAGCTTGTGGATTTCGCTGGAATGCAACCATCAGGAAATCATATCAGGATGCGATTCAGCAAGCCAAGGTGGAGCGTAAACAGGCAGGTAGGAAAAAGAATGTTGTTGACCCATCAGAAAATAATGAAAAAGATACGATCGACACAGCGATATCATTACTTGAAAAAATGAAAAGGAATTATTCGATGGAAAATCAGCTAACACACCAGGAACAGGAAGAAATTATTGCCCATTTAAAAAAGGAAAATGAAGCATTGAAAACAATGAACCAGCGTTATCATGAAGCATGGAAGGAAATGGGGGAGCTGTGGGATTGGGTAAACAATCAAAGAGAAACATGA
- a CDS encoding YlbF family regulator — MIGTMEYVDILDRAESLGQIVLKSDVMEAYMRSRYEMENNKEAQQLIQAFTNIKSHYEDVQRFGRYHPDYNQIMKQVRQTKRAMDMHEKVAAYKVAERNLQKLLDEISQYIAESVSKDIKAPKDGAALSDGGCGSGGKCGCRAS, encoded by the coding sequence ATGATTGGAACGATGGAGTATGTAGACATCCTTGACCGTGCTGAATCTCTTGGCCAGATAGTTCTAAAATCGGATGTGATGGAAGCTTACATGCGATCCCGATATGAGATGGAAAATAATAAAGAAGCACAGCAGTTAATTCAAGCTTTTACCAATATAAAATCCCATTATGAGGATGTACAACGGTTTGGAAGATACCATCCTGACTATAATCAGATAATGAAGCAGGTACGCCAAACAAAACGGGCAATGGATATGCATGAAAAAGTTGCTGCATATAAGGTTGCTGAACGAAACCTGCAAAAACTGCTCGATGAGATTAGTCAGTATATTGCAGAAAGCGTAAGTAAAGATATTAAGGCGCCAAAAGATGGTGCAGCATTAAGTGATGGCGGCTGTGGTAGCGGCGGAAAATGCGGTTGCCGTGCTTCGTGA
- a CDS encoding CAP domain-containing protein has product MQSRQNRSTKEYNEWILIIEGSKAMRLIRAFIAFIILFVLALGGFYLLAKNDLTPDEAVHDMGNMLDQKKSMTKSKSVPESKLSKITVKGDLFQWVGKTKDQLTENFGKPVRIDKSAYGYDWWVYTDKQDQYIQFGVEDDKVTTVYATGDDLSIDPIYVGQSYDAVNEQFSFKKDMTYKDGVKSYTFHLNDEDMKMRPLAKIADNLFVQCYFDTFTDKLSSIRILTADSLLKQRAYQIEYRGGLPDVPELSDKEWQEVESGMEQQIFDITNVMRSQFDKSKVAWNKTVSEVAFLHSEDMSKNDYFSHYSKNGNGLKERLAEKKVHYATAGENIAAQYPDAPAAMEGWLNSEGHRKALLNDDYTHLGVGVYHLYYTQNFIEIP; this is encoded by the coding sequence ATGCAATCAAGGCAGAATAGGTCGACGAAGGAATATAATGAATGGATATTAATTATTGAAGGGAGCAAAGCTATGCGTCTTATTCGGGCATTTATCGCTTTTATCATTCTTTTTGTGCTGGCACTGGGTGGGTTTTATCTGTTAGCGAAAAACGACCTGACCCCGGATGAAGCAGTTCATGACATGGGCAATATGTTAGATCAGAAAAAGAGTATGACGAAATCAAAATCGGTTCCGGAAAGTAAATTGTCTAAAATAACGGTAAAGGGCGATCTATTTCAATGGGTCGGAAAAACAAAGGATCAATTAACTGAAAACTTTGGGAAACCCGTCAGAATCGACAAAAGTGCATATGGATACGACTGGTGGGTGTATACAGATAAACAGGATCAATATATTCAATTTGGCGTTGAGGACGATAAGGTTACTACCGTCTATGCCACAGGAGACGATCTATCAATCGATCCCATTTACGTTGGTCAATCGTATGATGCGGTCAATGAGCAGTTTTCCTTCAAAAAAGATATGACATATAAAGACGGTGTTAAAAGCTATACCTTTCATTTAAACGATGAGGATATGAAAATGCGGCCGTTGGCGAAAATAGCGGATAATCTGTTTGTTCAGTGCTATTTTGATACCTTTACCGATAAGTTGTCCTCGATTCGTATTTTAACAGCCGATAGTCTATTAAAGCAACGAGCATACCAAATCGAATATCGTGGTGGATTGCCAGATGTGCCGGAATTATCGGACAAAGAATGGCAAGAGGTTGAATCAGGCATGGAACAGCAAATTTTTGATATTACAAATGTCATGCGCAGTCAGTTTGATAAATCAAAAGTAGCGTGGAATAAAACTGTCAGTGAAGTTGCCTTTCTTCACAGTGAGGACATGTCAAAAAATGATTATTTCTCCCATTATAGTAAAAATGGCAACGGCCTTAAGGAACGTTTGGCAGAGAAGAAAGTTCATTATGCAACTGCAGGTGAAAATATCGCTGCCCAATATCCGGATGCACCAGCCGCGATGGAAGGCTGGCTGAATAGTGAAGGTCACCGTAAAGCATTATTAAATGATGATTATACGCATTTAGGTGTTGGCGTGTATCATTTGTATTACACACAAAATTTCATTGAGATTCCGTAA
- a CDS encoding YceD family protein codes for MKFSVSRIKQGTYNEPFEFDNMVDVSELETMNNDIREIGSVHVFGECTLQGEQLIFTFTIKGTMILPCARTLVDVPYPFTIKTDEVFTLSRYYGKEEEENEIHPIDGEILDLTPYIKENIILEVPFRVFSDDADAMEHAPAEGEGWTLISEENKEKPVDPRLKKLKTLLNDNEKEK; via the coding sequence ATGAAATTCTCAGTTAGTCGGATCAAACAAGGTACTTATAATGAACCATTTGAATTCGACAATATGGTTGATGTTTCTGAATTGGAAACAATGAACAACGACATTCGCGAAATTGGTTCGGTACATGTCTTTGGAGAATGTACATTACAAGGAGAACAGCTTATTTTCACGTTTACCATCAAGGGTACAATGATTCTTCCTTGTGCACGTACCTTGGTAGATGTACCTTATCCGTTTACCATAAAAACGGATGAAGTATTTACACTTTCCAGATATTATGGGAAGGAAGAAGAGGAAAATGAAATTCATCCAATTGATGGAGAAATACTTGACTTAACTCCGTATATAAAGGAAAATATCATATTAGAGGTTCCGTTTCGTGTGTTTTCCGATGATGCAGATGCCATGGAGCATGCTCCGGCAGAAGGTGAAGGATGGACTTTAATTTCGGAAGAGAACAAAGAAAAACCGGTTGATCCGCGTTTGAAAAAACTGAAGACCTTATTGAATGATAATGAGAAGGAAAAATAG
- the ylbJ gene encoding sporulation integral membrane protein YlbJ, protein MKQIIKTLVLAGITGFIAFAILTVPDQASEASIRGLNIWWESVFPTLLPFFIIAELLISFGVVNFIGVLCEPIMRPIFNVPGVGSFAWIMGMVSGYPTGAKISTHLREEQQISQIEAERLVTFTNASSPLFIIGVIAGGLFHDLKLGVLLITCHYIGNALVGFCMRFYGRKREKGKKTNRKNKVSLKRALKEMHRTRLNDPRPFGQVIGDAVLNSVKTLVMVGGFIILFSVFTKLLFILGISPVIASGFDLLFKALMLPVELTLPFLSGLFEITLGSQMISQISINNLLAQMIIVSFILGFHGLSVQAQVSSIIAKTDIRFAPYFFARFLHAIFASILTIILYKPLYVNRQAFELESTPVSADATQNFWIMARNILTHTGPITTIIFLAISALLLYRRNMTSK, encoded by the coding sequence TTGAAACAAATCATAAAAACACTTGTTTTGGCCGGAATTACAGGTTTTATTGCATTTGCCATATTAACGGTGCCCGATCAAGCCTCCGAGGCGAGTATTCGTGGACTAAACATATGGTGGGAAAGTGTTTTTCCAACATTATTACCATTTTTCATTATTGCTGAATTATTAATTAGTTTCGGTGTAGTTAATTTTATTGGCGTACTTTGCGAACCAATCATGCGTCCGATTTTTAATGTACCCGGAGTCGGCAGTTTTGCCTGGATCATGGGAATGGTCAGTGGTTATCCGACCGGAGCGAAAATATCAACACATTTACGGGAAGAACAACAAATTTCCCAAATTGAGGCGGAGCGGCTTGTCACCTTCACCAACGCATCCAGCCCCTTATTCATTATTGGTGTTATCGCTGGCGGACTGTTTCATGACCTGAAACTTGGTGTTCTCCTGATTACGTGTCATTATATTGGCAATGCATTAGTCGGGTTTTGCATGCGTTTTTACGGCAGGAAACGTGAAAAAGGGAAAAAAACAAACAGAAAAAATAAGGTATCCTTAAAACGCGCGCTAAAGGAAATGCATCGTACCCGTTTAAATGATCCACGTCCATTTGGACAGGTTATCGGCGATGCTGTACTCAATTCTGTGAAAACACTGGTGATGGTTGGCGGATTTATAATCTTGTTTTCTGTATTCACGAAGCTATTATTCATCCTGGGCATCTCCCCGGTTATTGCCAGCGGATTCGATTTACTTTTCAAGGCTCTCATGCTCCCGGTAGAATTAACACTGCCATTCTTATCCGGGTTATTCGAAATTACTTTAGGATCACAAATGATATCACAAATCTCGATTAATAACCTGCTCGCCCAGATGATCATTGTCAGTTTTATTCTTGGCTTTCATGGACTATCTGTACAAGCACAGGTATCCAGTATTATTGCAAAAACAGATATTCGTTTTGCCCCATATTTTTTCGCTCGTTTTCTGCACGCTATTTTCGCCAGTATCTTAACCATTATTTTATATAAACCATTGTACGTAAACCGACAAGCGTTTGAACTGGAAAGCACACCGGTTTCAGCCGATGCAACCCAAAATTTCTGGATAATGGCAAGGAATATATTAACCCATACCGGCCCAATTACCACGATCATTTTTTTAGCAATATCTGCCTTGCTTCTATACCGACGAAATATGACTAGCAAATAA
- a CDS encoding N-acetyltransferase: MSSIKVERLLINYKTLEEFERFSAYGNQELSMLEDLRNNIVENNSESPFYGIYYGKSLAARMSLYKVDKKHDQYFEPPQDYLVLWKLEVLPGYRGKGLGKALVDFAKQENMPIKTNPLINSQGFWEKMNFKKAKYEMERDFGENPLIWMPEGVHEKESR, translated from the coding sequence ATGAGCAGTATAAAAGTGGAGAGGCTGTTAATCAATTATAAAACATTAGAGGAATTTGAAAGATTTTCAGCCTATGGCAACCAGGAACTTTCCATGTTGGAGGATCTTCGAAACAATATCGTCGAAAACAATAGTGAGTCACCATTCTACGGGATTTATTATGGCAAGTCATTAGCTGCCCGTATGAGCTTGTACAAGGTAGACAAGAAACATGACCAATATTTCGAACCTCCCCAAGACTATTTAGTTCTGTGGAAACTGGAAGTTCTGCCAGGCTATCGCGGAAAAGGACTCGGAAAAGCATTGGTCGATTTTGCGAAACAGGAAAATATGCCTATTAAAACCAATCCTCTCATCAACTCTCAAGGTTTTTGGGAAAAAATGAACTTCAAAAAGGCAAAATACGAAATGGAACGTGATTTTGGCGAGAATCCATTAATTTGGATGCCTGAAGGGGTACACGAAAAAGAATCGAGATAA
- a CDS encoding SepM family pheromone-processing serine protease, which produces MKFTKRHLLYLLIVIAVAFFLSAYKLPYYIYKPGGADPLNPIVSVEGGYKSAGDMHLVTVRGGQATPIQYVFAKLLPHNQVVPLEEVLPKGIDEEEYYHAQLQMMESSQEASTVVAYKAANKEIHITYNGVYVAGVMKGLPADGKLKMGDRITKIDGKGIKKAEELTSYVTSKHGGDTISLTLVRDDKTLTKEITLKNLKELDDKPGVGIQLVTDRNVTVKPKVKFSSGSIGGPSAGLMFSLEIYDQLTKEDLTHGYQIAGTGEIDYDGNVGRIGGIDKKVIAADKEGCKVFFAPNEHGAKNSNYKVAKKTADEIGTSMKIVPVDTFDDALKYLENMK; this is translated from the coding sequence TTGAAATTTACCAAACGCCACTTACTATATTTACTTATTGTAATTGCTGTTGCCTTTTTTTTATCAGCGTATAAGCTGCCATATTATATTTATAAACCAGGTGGGGCAGATCCCCTGAATCCAATTGTTTCGGTTGAAGGCGGCTACAAAAGTGCTGGTGATATGCATTTGGTAACGGTGAGGGGAGGGCAGGCCACACCAATCCAATATGTTTTTGCCAAGCTATTACCACATAATCAGGTTGTACCGTTGGAAGAAGTGCTACCGAAAGGAATTGATGAAGAAGAATATTATCACGCACAGCTGCAAATGATGGAGAGCTCACAGGAAGCGTCCACTGTGGTTGCATATAAAGCCGCGAATAAGGAAATTCATATTACATACAATGGCGTTTATGTTGCCGGGGTGATGAAAGGGTTACCTGCCGATGGTAAATTGAAAATGGGCGATCGTATTACCAAAATAGACGGAAAAGGTATCAAAAAAGCGGAAGAACTGACTTCCTATGTGACCAGTAAACATGGAGGAGATACGATTTCACTGACATTGGTACGGGATGATAAAACATTAACGAAAGAGATTACGCTTAAAAACCTTAAAGAATTGGACGATAAGCCAGGTGTCGGGATCCAATTGGTGACAGACCGCAATGTCACGGTTAAACCGAAAGTCAAGTTTTCCAGCGGAAGTATTGGTGGACCAAGTGCAGGGCTTATGTTCTCACTGGAGATATATGACCAGTTAACCAAAGAAGATTTGACCCATGGTTACCAAATTGCTGGAACTGGGGAAATTGATTACGATGGAAATGTTGGAAGAATCGGGGGGATTGATAAAAAAGTCATTGCCGCAGATAAAGAAGGATGTAAGGTGTTTTTTGCACCAAATGAACATGGAGCCAAGAATTCCAACTATAAGGTAGCGAAAAAGACTGCGGATGAAATTGGTACCAGTATGAAAATTGTCCCTGTGGATACATTCGATGATGCTCTGAAGTATTTAGAGAATATGAAATAG
- a CDS encoding nucleotidyltransferase, translating into MKACGLIVEYNPFHNGHQYHLKEGQKITNAECMIAVMSGNFLQRGEPAIIDKFHRTIAAINSGIDIVAELPYAFAVQSSDLFAKGSVLTLHALGVDSICFGSESGNADDFVQAYHTLTGKQERFDESLKQQLAAGLSYPEASRVAYQSIGLQQTRIDLTKPNNILGFSYVKEIMKNNLAIQPVTIKRRKSGYHDKAITSSIASATSIRRQLFASNFTKDVTKAIPEITREQLIDYKNIATSWHHWEAYFPLLHYRVLTMTEEELATIQGVDEGLEYRLKKTAKAAVSFESWVEAIKTKRYTWTRLQRMFVHLLTNTKKHDMSGLKNGSSIPYVRLLGLTQTGRKYLNRIKKQMDIPIFTNLSRQMHPLLHMEEKASAAYYSILPAMVQESMRNQELQPPIMG; encoded by the coding sequence ATGAAAGCATGTGGGCTGATTGTTGAATATAATCCGTTTCATAACGGGCATCAGTATCATCTGAAAGAAGGACAAAAGATCACGAATGCCGAATGTATGATCGCGGTAATGAGTGGTAATTTCTTACAACGTGGGGAACCAGCCATTATCGACAAGTTTCATCGAACAATAGCTGCAATTAATAGTGGGATTGATATTGTTGCCGAACTTCCCTATGCATTTGCCGTACAAAGCAGTGATTTATTCGCCAAGGGTTCAGTCCTGACGTTGCATGCTTTAGGAGTTGATTCCATTTGCTTTGGTAGTGAATCCGGGAATGCGGATGACTTTGTTCAAGCATATCATACACTTACCGGCAAACAAGAACGATTTGATGAAAGCCTGAAACAGCAGTTGGCAGCGGGGCTTTCTTATCCGGAAGCAAGCCGTGTAGCCTATCAAAGTATTGGTTTACAACAAACGCGGATTGATTTAACGAAGCCAAATAATATTTTAGGGTTTAGCTATGTAAAAGAAATTATGAAAAACAATTTAGCGATTCAGCCAGTAACCATCAAGCGCCGTAAAAGTGGTTACCACGATAAAGCGATTACAAGTTCAATTGCCAGTGCAACGAGTATTCGCAGACAGCTTTTTGCCAGTAACTTTACCAAAGATGTCACTAAAGCAATCCCTGAGATAACCAGAGAACAACTGATTGATTATAAAAATATAGCGACTAGCTGGCATCATTGGGAGGCTTATTTTCCATTATTGCATTATCGTGTCCTAACCATGACAGAAGAAGAATTGGCTACGATCCAAGGCGTTGATGAAGGACTGGAATACCGGCTCAAAAAAACGGCAAAAGCTGCTGTTTCTTTTGAATCATGGGTGGAGGCAATCAAAACGAAACGGTACACCTGGACAAGACTGCAGCGAATGTTCGTTCACCTGCTGACCAACACTAAAAAACACGATATGTCTGGACTTAAAAATGGTTCTTCTATTCCTTATGTTCGCCTGCTGGGTCTTACACAAACCGGCAGAAAATATTTAAACCGTATCAAAAAACAAATGGATATACCGATCTTCACCAATCTGAGTCGCCAAATGCATCCATTGCTTCATATGGAGGAAAAGGCAAGTGCCGCCTATTACAGTATACTCCCGGCAATGGTCCAGGAATCCATGCGTAATCAAGAATTGCAGCCACCAATAATGGGATAG
- a CDS encoding YlbG family protein: MQTKRQGIIVWFQHMKNLRQIKRYGHIIYASKKLKYAVLYVNQEDVEDTEKKLLKLNFVSKIDRSHKPFIRTNFENAKPDKAKEYDYKMGI, encoded by the coding sequence TTGCAAACAAAACGTCAAGGAATAATAGTCTGGTTTCAGCATATGAAAAACTTGAGACAGATTAAACGGTATGGACATATTATTTATGCTTCCAAGAAATTAAAATATGCGGTTTTATATGTGAACCAGGAGGACGTGGAAGATACCGAAAAAAAACTGCTCAAATTAAATTTTGTGTCAAAGATTGATCGATCGCATAAGCCCTTTATCCGGACAAACTTTGAAAACGCCAAACCTGATAAAGCAAAGGAATATGATTATAAAATGGGAATATAG
- the rsmD gene encoding 16S rRNA (guanine(966)-N(2))-methyltransferase RsmD — protein MRVIAGAKKGRQLKAVPGTSTRPTTDKVKEAVFHMIGPFFSGGLCLDLFAGSGSLGIEALSRGMERTVFVDKDPKAIQTIRQNLRTMELEQKAEVFRADAYRSLQAVKKRELQFALILIDPPYKKADYFRILHTIESLELINGHGIIYCEHDTVASMPDDLRHFSILKQENYGGTTGVTIYQHT, from the coding sequence ATGAGAGTGATAGCAGGCGCGAAGAAAGGTCGCCAACTGAAAGCGGTCCCGGGAACATCTACCAGGCCTACTACTGATAAGGTGAAAGAAGCGGTGTTTCATATGATTGGCCCGTTTTTTTCTGGAGGTTTGTGTCTCGACTTATTTGCCGGCAGCGGATCATTAGGGATTGAAGCACTCAGCAGAGGAATGGAAAGAACCGTTTTTGTTGATAAAGATCCTAAGGCGATTCAAACCATTAGGCAAAATTTAAGGACAATGGAATTGGAGCAAAAGGCGGAGGTGTTTCGTGCCGATGCGTATCGGTCACTACAGGCTGTCAAAAAAAGAGAGCTGCAATTTGCTTTGATTTTAATTGACCCGCCATACAAAAAGGCGGACTACTTTCGAATTCTACATACGATTGAATCTTTGGAGTTAATAAACGGTCATGGTATTATTTATTGTGAGCATGATACAGTGGCTTCTATGCCAGATGATCTGCGGCACTTCTCCATTTTGAAACAGGAAAACTATGGAGGAACCACCGGCGTTACTATTTATCAACATACTTAA
- the coaD gene encoding pantetheine-phosphate adenylyltransferase, producing the protein MSRLAICPGSFDPVTYGHLDIIQRGAKIFDHVIVVVFNNQSKAPLFTVDERIQLLQETTRDLSNVSVDSSAELLIDYAREQQAQVILRGLRAVSDFEYELQITSMNRKLDKNIETFFMMTNNQYSFLSSSIVKEVAKYQADVSDIVPKVVENALKAKFDV; encoded by the coding sequence ATGAGCAGGTTAGCAATTTGTCCGGGGAGTTTTGACCCGGTTACATATGGACATTTGGATATCATTCAGCGTGGGGCGAAAATTTTTGATCACGTGATTGTCGTTGTATTTAATAATCAATCTAAGGCACCATTGTTTACCGTTGACGAACGGATCCAGTTATTACAGGAGACCACGAGGGATTTGTCAAATGTTTCTGTTGACTCAAGTGCTGAATTATTAATTGATTATGCCAGAGAGCAGCAAGCCCAGGTTATCTTACGTGGATTACGTGCTGTCAGTGATTTTGAATATGAACTGCAAATCACATCCATGAACCGAAAGTTGGATAAAAACATTGAGACATTCTTTATGATGACCAATAATCAATACTCTTTCCTCAGTTCGAGTATTGTCAAGGAGGTTGCGAAATATCAAGCGGATGTTTCTGACATTGTGCCAAAAGTCGTGGAAAATGCCTTAAAAGCCAAATTCGACGTATAA
- a CDS encoding DUF420 domain-containing protein yields the protein MPFLPTLSTFFIVLSAILVAIGWVLIAKDKRKAHKWTMISAAISALLFFIIYASRTVFIGNTSFGGPENIKIYYTIFLIFHIFLATVGAIFGIVTITLALKRRIRIHRKIGPVTSIIWFFSAITGVVVYLLLYVFYKGGETTSMLKAILGI from the coding sequence ATGCCATTTTTGCCAACACTAAGTACGTTTTTTATTGTTTTAAGCGCCATTTTAGTAGCGATTGGCTGGGTGCTAATTGCAAAAGATAAACGAAAGGCACACAAATGGACGATGATTTCCGCGGCCATTAGCGCATTGCTTTTCTTTATTATTTACGCTTCCAGAACAGTGTTTATTGGCAATACCAGTTTTGGCGGACCGGAAAATATTAAAATATATTATACTATTTTTTTGATATTCCACATATTTTTAGCAACGGTCGGTGCCATTTTTGGAATTGTAACCATAACACTTGCCTTAAAACGGAGAATACGTATCCACAGAAAGATAGGTCCGGTTACGAGTATCATTTGGTTTTTTTCAGCAATCACCGGGGTTGTTGTTTACCTGCTTTTGTATGTATTTTATAAAGGTGGAGAAACAACAAGTATGCTTAAGGCTATACTAGGTATTTAG
- a CDS encoding YlbE-like family protein: protein MQAVCYQYLCSRPELLRFVRLNPIWYRYLARDPKNLSELETAAKQFYGKTFSQRLEKVGDSVQMARMLMQFADSMRD, encoded by the coding sequence ATGCAGGCTGTATGTTATCAATATTTATGTTCACGTCCCGAGTTATTGCGTTTTGTCCGACTGAATCCGATATGGTACAGGTATCTTGCAAGGGATCCAAAAAACTTGTCCGAACTGGAGACAGCCGCTAAACAATTTTATGGAAAAACATTTTCGCAGCGACTTGAAAAAGTTGGTGATTCCGTACAAATGGCGAGGATGCTGATGCAATTTGCCGATTCGATGAGGGATTGA
- a CDS encoding YugN family protein, with the protein MRFENTGIEDAVVDLKPLDHLMGKHAFIRAGQWDYERVTYDYKINSKEKNITYYIRIQGYALEGDVDRGNAVIKLMTPLLGKHYYPHGVEYGEEENFPQNLIERAKGLVEKVGQEIEQYKK; encoded by the coding sequence ATGAGATTTGAAAATACTGGAATAGAAGATGCAGTTGTTGATTTAAAACCATTGGATCACTTAATGGGAAAACATGCTTTCATTCGCGCTGGTCAATGGGATTATGAGCGTGTCACGTACGATTACAAGATTAATTCCAAGGAGAAAAATATTACATATTACATACGTATTCAAGGATACGCTCTTGAAGGGGACGTGGATCGCGGGAATGCTGTCATTAAACTAATGACCCCACTGCTTGGCAAACATTACTATCCACATGGGGTTGAGTACGGCGAAGAAGAAAATTTCCCGCAAAATCTGATTGAGCGTGCGAAGGGACTTGTTGAAAAAGTAGGACAAGAAATAGAACAATATAAAAAATAA
- the rpmF gene encoding 50S ribosomal protein L32 — protein sequence MAVPKRRTSKKVKNQRRTHKKLHVPGLIECSNCGELTKPHHVCQACGHYDGKEVVSSL from the coding sequence ATGGCAGTACCAAAGAGAAGAACTTCCAAAAAAGTGAAAAATCAGCGTCGTACTCATAAAAAATTACACGTACCTGGCTTGATAGAATGCTCAAACTGTGGCGAATTGACAAAACCACACCATGTTTGCCAAGCATGTGGGCATTATGATGGTAAGGAAGTTGTAAGCAGCCTGTAA